Within Sorangiineae bacterium MSr11367, the genomic segment ATCCATTCCGGCTCGCGCTTTACATTGCATTCTTCCCGCAGCTCATCGCGGGGCCCATCGTTCGCTACCACGAAATCGCTCACCAGCTCGTCTGGCGCCACGTCGACACCGTGCGGTTTGCCGCCGGCGCCGAGCGATTCATCCTCGGCTTGGGCAAAAAGATGCTCATTGCCAACACCGTCGCCGTCTCGGCCGATGCCATTTTCGCCCTCCCCGCGGATCAACTCGCCACACCGCTCGCGTGGCTGGGCATCGTTTGCTATTCGCTGCAAATCTATTTCGACTTCTCGGGATACTCCGATATGGCCGTGGGGCTCGCGGCGCTGTTCGGGTTCCGCTTCCCGGAGAACTTCGATTATCCCTACGTCAGCGCGTCCCTCACGGAGTTTTGGCGGCGCTGGCACATTTCGCTGTCACGGTGGTTTCGCGATTATTTGTACATCCCGCTGGGAGGGAATCGCGGGTCTCCGCTTCGCACCTACGCCAACTTGGCCACCGTCTTCTTCCTCTGTGGATTGTGGCACGGCGCGAGCTGGACCTTCGTCGTTTGGGGCATCTACCATGGCGTCTTTCTCGTGGTGGAGCGCGCGGGGCTGGGCAAGGTGCTCGCGAAATGGCCGCGCATGCTGCAGCATGCGTACGCGCTGCTCGCCATCATGATGGGTTGGGTGCTCTTTCGCGCGGATACCTTGCGGCACGCAAGCGTCTACTTTCGCGCGCTCGCGGGGCTGGGCCCGCGGGTGGACTACAATGGCACCATTTACCTCGATAGCGAGCGCGCGCTGGCCATCCTCGTCGGCGTCGTGGCCAGTGCCGCATGCCTGCCCGCCGTGCGGAGCGCCATCGTTCGGCGTGCCGATGCGGCGAGCGCCGGCATCGCATCGACGGTGCGCGTGGCCGGCTTCGGCTTGGTGTTCGTAGGCTGCGCGATCAAATTGTCGGCCAATACGTACAACCCTTTCATCTACTTCCGATTTTGACCTTGAGAAAGTACCCCGCCGAGTTTGCACTCATCGCCCTGTTCGTCGCCGGGCTGCTCTTGCCGCTGGCGCGGCGCTGGGCGCCTTCCCCCGAGGTGTCGCGGCTCGACGAGAACCGGCGGCAGGCCGAAGCACCGAGCCTGCCCACCACCCTGGCCGCGGTGGAAAAATTCCCGCGCGACTTCGATGCTTATTGGAACGATTCGTTCGGCTTCCGTGAGCAGCTGATTCGCATGCACGCGCAGAGCAAGCTCGCGTTTGGCGTCGCCTCGATGAACGACGTCGTCCGCGGCCGCGATGGCTGGCTCTTTTACACCGGCGATCATTCGATGGAGATCCATCGCGGTGAGCGGCCGATGTCGCGGGAGGAGCTCGTCGCGTGGCAGCGCGAGCTCGAGGCGCGCGCGAATTGGATGGCCGCGCGCGGGGGTCGCTATGTCGTCCTCATCGCCCCCAACAAGGAATCGATTTATGGGGACATGCTCGCCGAGGGCTACGAAAAGAGAGGGGCCACGCGGCTGGACCAGCTCATTTTGCACATGAGCGCTCATTCACGGGTCAAAATCCTCGACGTGCGCGGCGCGCTGCTGGAAGAGAAAGCGCGGCAACGCGTGTATGCGCGGACCGATACCCATTGGAATGACCATGGCGCGTACGTCGCCTATCGGGAGATCTCGCGGCACCTCGAGGGGTTCTATCCGCACATGACGGCGCGCCCGCGCGACGCGTTCACCGAACGCGCGCTGCCGTCATGGTACGGCGATCTGGTGCAAATGCTCGGCATGGCCGGGCTCATGGACGAGCCACGCGACGAATTGGTGCCGCACCCGGACTACACCTCGAGCACTGCGCCTTCCCCTCCTCCGCAAGGCCGTCGTGTCGCCGCCATGCGCGGCGCGGCGCAGGGACCGCGCGCGGTGGTATTCCACGATTCGTTCTTTCTGCCGCCCGAGGAGCGCGGCGATCCCGCGCGCGCCGCGACGGCGGCGAAGTCGGCGGGGCAAAGCGCATTTCGCATGGTGGCCCTGTTGGCCGAGTACTTCTCGAGCAGCGTGTTCACCTGGTCGCACGAGTTCGATCCGGAGCTCGTGGAGCGCCAGAATGCCACCTTGGTGGTGCAGGAAATGGTGGAGCGCGTCCTCTCCGGGCCGCCGCAAGGCCGCGCACCGGCCATGTGAGACGGCTCACGTGACGCGCGAACGCGTCTTCGGGTATGCCTCGTAGGCCTTGCTCGCCGCAAGGTCGCGCAAACGCGAAAGCCCGTCGTGCAGATCGACATAGCGCGTGTACAAGGGCGCGACACCGATCCGCAGGCGATCGGGCGTGCGAAAGTCCGGAATGGTGCCCGCATCCTTCCATGCGCGGCACAATCGCCAGGCCTCCGGGTGCTCGAGCGTGACGTGTGCGCCCCGCGCGTGCTCGTCGCGCGGAGAGGCCAGCCGAAAACCGAGCGGCGCGAGCCACGCATCGAACAGGAGCACCGCGTACGACGTGAGAGCGCGCGCTTTGTCGTAAATGGCAGGCATCCCCGCCTCGGCGGTGAGACGCGCGCCCTCGAGAACGCCGTAGAGCGAAAGCACGGGCGGCGTGCCCGCGAGAAAGCGCTCGACGGCGTCGGCCGGCTGGTACGCCGGGCCCATGTCGAATTGATCGCGTTGCCCGAA encodes:
- a CDS encoding MBOAT family protein, coding for MVFSSPFFLFLFLPAVLTLYFIAPHVARNAVLLLASLLFYAWGEPRFIVVLLASVSLNYALGLLVERYREGLLGKAVLFGAVALNIGLLLFYKYAVFAMETVEALRAFAFPGAGPITIGHIELPLGISFFTFHQLSYVIDVRRRHATAQRNPFRLALYIAFFPQLIAGPIVRYHEIAHQLVWRHVDTVRFAAGAERFILGLGKKMLIANTVAVSADAIFALPADQLATPLAWLGIVCYSLQIYFDFSGYSDMAVGLAALFGFRFPENFDYPYVSASLTEFWRRWHISLSRWFRDYLYIPLGGNRGSPLRTYANLATVFFLCGLWHGASWTFVVWGIYHGVFLVVERAGLGKVLAKWPRMLQHAYALLAIMMGWVLFRADTLRHASVYFRALAGLGPRVDYNGTIYLDSERALAILVGVVASAACLPAVRSAIVRRADAASAGIASTVRVAGFGLVFVGCAIKLSANTYNPFIYFRF